The sequence aaaattattaaaaataaggaAACATAAAAATCATAACCTGTATTTTATTCAGATTGCTACTTCTTTACAATGCTTTCTGAATTAGAGGCAACAGTATTTCACATTTCTATCAAGAACATGCATTCTATAAAGGAACAAAAATGAGGATATGACTCCAAAAAAGGATCGAGATTTTCTATTGACAGAACAAGTATATCGATAATTATTTTGGAATCTTAACGAATGTGGTGTTTTGAAATGCACAACAAAAGCGCTATTTATGTGAATAAAAGGAAATGTTGGGTTTATGTTAATACAAAGGCAaaaatagtataccgctgttcgaaaatTGAAACAGTGtttcaatttaaacaatatagAGAGCCTCGTGGCATCTACATCTAGGCCAATACGGAAATGAACAATGGGAAAGTTTCAACATAAAGTCTCATCTTCTTAGgcaaagatatttcaatttttgaatttgaaatcaaaatatattatctAGAGGGCACAACAGTTTTCTATGAATAAATATGTGTCTTTTCtaaaatgatcaaatattttgtaatttaatctTACATACACTGCTTGGATGAATTAACCCTCCACGCTAACAAGCAGTTCGGACCGAGAACGATGTTTCTTCCAGTTTTTGGCAAATCAAAATTACAACTAAATAGCTTTAAGTCCAGAAAACAAATGAAAGGTCtattgtggtatgattgccaattagaagGCTCTCTACCAGGTAGCAATAGACtcaaatataaataactatGGAACAGCATACGGTCCATAAAGGCGAGAGCAGACCCGTGCCTTGTATAATGCTTTAAAAGGCAAATATATGccaatatatacataaaagacATACGTTTTAGGACTTAGAAAAGCAAGACTCATAacataataatttttcattcactttttttttttttaattccaatttataaaagtaacgCATTCTATACTTTTGGATTCAATATCTAAATGTTTAGTTTGTTATCTAGTGGGTAGCTTTCTTATTGGccatcataccacatgttcttaTTTCTATATCGAAACCTTCTTGAAATGCAGTCAAAACTATTGAATAATAAGtgcaaatataacatatatattaaatacaatGTTATAAAATCATTCATCTGTTTAAATTACGGACACCATTTTCCCCGATATGTTTATTCAAGAAACTGATATACAATGTAGGTGATAAGTCCGATAAAGCAAAATACATCATACTTTGATTTATTCATGAGGTTGTCATTTTGAAAAACTCAAAAGAACTCAAACAATCATAGCACATTTATTGCCAGAGACGGAAAAAACTAAACAGAATCGATTGTTATAATTATCcttaaaaaactttatttattttattatttgttcgtacttttcacatttatttaaaatgcttGTTGCtgattgtatttgtttattcgATGTTTGTTTTGCAGGTTTCCTTTAGACCGAATTGTCTCATATGATTTGACATCGTATGTTTATATAGTCTCATTTTAAGGCTGTTACGGACTAggcaatatttatttattgcgGTTATTCGTTGTAAAGTCTTTTTCGATAACTGCACTTGAATTATTTCCTTTAATATGTTGAAGTAACTCTATGATTGGCTACCACTACAGGATATACAACACTACTTCCTTTCAAAACAATTGGTTGTGCAACTGTGTACAACAGATTTTGTCTACCGtttctttaattaaattttgatatgttttgccTATTGCATCTGCGACCGATAGTCGATATGTGAAGTACAGTCGACAATTTTCTACgccttcttttactttaagGGTCCCTATACTTTAGAGTTAGGGTACGTTCATGGTTATGGTTAGGTATGATTATGTTCTAGGTTATGGTTAGTTTTTAGTTTAGAGCTAGTGTGAGGTTTAGGTATTGGTTATGTTAAGATTTGGTGTTAAGGATAGTTTAGTATAGCTCTATATGGGTTGGGACTCCTAAAGTAAAAGAAGGCCGACAAATTTTGGGTTTGGCAAAACTGTCTATCATTCTCAAATCGTCTTGTTGGTTGCGAACTTAATAGTCGGCTACAAAAAGGCAAAGACATGAgtaatatgaaacaattcaatttggaaaataaatgtCCAAAGCCGCCTGTCTATAGTTGAAGTCCTTGTGTTTCACTAGatatcttgttttatatatatatatattactttcATTGGTATGTGTTTCATTAGATTATGTACAACGTCTccttttattcattaaaaacatgataagtacaatataaatattttttgtagtttaaaaTCAGTCACAAACGCATGATGTACATTTATGATCAACCATTTCTAACCCGTCCTCTCTGCACACCGCCTGCGTAGCAGTATTTACAACATAAATGAAGACACATGACTTTGAAAGGTATTTTTTAAGTGATTTGTGCATCTGGTTGTCACCAAATCCAGGAGTATCTATTATCACCAGACCTTCCTGCAGAAGAAAAAACAGTAAATTAGAAATTTTGTAACCCTACGTAATACAATATAGTTTTTCTTTGTACAATAAATATACAGTAAAGCACAATTTGGTAAACGGCAATTATAAAATATGCCGACATTTGATCATCCATAACTGTTGTAATAAACCCACATGCTCTCGTTTCCCTTAAACGACAACGCTGTTAAACATTgccatttaaattttgaaaaaagaaaaagaaattgcgttacaaaactttaattgctaatatttaaacaaattacatagACTCATAAAGGCCCGCTCAATgcaaacattttaataacatGTAGTCATAAACCACTTAAATCACCATAGTGGGTAATACATTGTGCGCAATATTTTCCTATcgtctgaaataaaaaatcaacaagaaCGTTCACTTTTAGTTAAGAGCAATTCTTTGTAACCACCAACCATTTTATATAGGGGGTCCGGCACGCATAGTCACCAATTTTCACGAAACTTAGCCATAACATGTGATCATGTAAAAAAGTAAAGAGAAAAGTCAATTGCAACTTCAGGTATACGCATCTTGTAACTGTAGAAAAGTCATCCAGTAATAAGTATTAcgtatttgttaaattaaaatagGAAACGAAATTACTTTATAGTAAACAATTTGAAGATAAAAGTCATAATTTTCAATGAAACACAGActtcttaattttatgaaatataactCGACTTGATGCTTGATACACCTAGCAAAGTTTAAATACGCCACATTTGACTTTTTCGTAATTcatagaaaaattacactgaaaTGTCGCGAGAAAACACTTGAGtgaataaaagatgaaaaacgTCTTTCTTGATAAACTAGAAGTTGTAAATGGAACAGTGTATATATCACATTATAACATACCTCAATTACGTCAGTGGGccaatatttttctattttttttcgtATGGATTGTCACCATAATCATCTTCGTATACTATTTCTCTCCTTAACCTTTCTTGTCCTTCCTTGGTACTTAGATCTATCTCGGATCTCTGTCCGCCATTAGTCCCAAAGCAGATTGCCTTCTTTCGACCATCTTTGCTCTTTCGAATTTCGCAGACTGTTTGTGTACATTTAATACCACTTGTAGGAAGAATGTCAGCTTCCAGTAATAAGTTTATAAGACTACTTTTTCCTGATGTTGCTTCAcctaaaaaaaagatgatttagAGCTCATTGTCGTGCGAAAATCAGGCTCTCATAGGCGTGTCGAAGTAATCACAAAATCACATTTTATTGTCATTacaatcacataatcattaaaaaaatgtatacaagataataaaaaaaaacagtcctatatatattatcaaacgatcatgaaatattttgtctggtaatcaaataatcactataaaaacggccaagtaatcacataatcaaaaccCCAACAGGAGGCTcgaaaatatattgatatttaaaataattaagtcttgtttttaaaagataaagaaatCAATGGCGGAACTATTACAATTTATCATAAACTTAGCATTGATATGATAGCTTTTGTATATGTGTAATGAGCGGAAGTACACAAGCCATAATTTTTCACCCAGGCTGATAACCCATAATATTCAGCCCGGGCTGATAACCGATATCAGGGGCGTCTCGTGCAAAAACCCATATCAGTGCTTCTCGTGCAAGTTACTTCCGGTATTTCTGGTATCGATTGTTAATttttccattgtgacgtcagatattttttatgacGACGTCAAAATTTATGGGAACTTTTGTGGGGAAAGTTTAGTACTTGATAACAAATGCCATTGACAATAAAGAATCTTTTTATAGTACAACAAACATGGAGGAATAATGATCATAAAACTCTTCtaaattttcaatgtttcaaaatgcctcTATAGTAAATGTTACCATACATATGGAGATAGTGATGCTGTTGTTGGACAATTATAGTGTAGTTGATTCATAATTTaacttctttataaagtttttgactgttttagttattgcatttgtttatttgccttacataaaactattgtcggaagtatatgataaagcgattaatacatggccttttccatatcagcctgggtatcatccctcgacccatatcaGCGCCTCGACTCCGTCTCGGGCTGATATGggggtctcgggatgatacccaggctgatatggaaaaggccatgtattaatctctaTGTAATGTCATAAGAAAGGAAAGAACGTCACTTGGATGCATATGCATTACACATATATCCACAGCGCTTTTAATACTGGTCAATCGTCACAGCAAAGTATGTAAGCATAGTCAAAACAGACCCAAGCGTCTACTACAATGATACTGTTTGATATTATAATCGTTATTAacttcatacagttttgaagcAATCCTTGCAAGAGTTACCACTGAATTGCACTGATGGGGTATTACCACGTTTTGAATGAAGTttattatcagaaaaaaataaacaaaaaaggtaCTTTAACAGCATGACCACTGGCTTTATTTTGTCATTAGTATCTAATAGTTTTGACTTACAGTGATGTATGGTAGTGTTTTCTTGGAATCTGTACGTATTGTAAGTTTAGTTGTATTTGTTGCTGAACAATGCGCCATTTATGTTCATTGTCTGTTTTCATGTATTATCGAATTattctgtaaatattttttttctaaaatgaaagttttttGTACCTGCGACAAGAATGTTACATTCAGGTGACGACAGCTCAGATCGCTTGGAATGAGCATTCTTCTCAATGTCTGGAAAGATACTGTTTAAATCTTGTTGGAAGTTTGGAGGTAGTTCTCTATAAAAGTTCACGACTTTGTCATAAAGTTTCATTAATTTCTCTCTATTTCCTCTGTGATATTGCAATGCTTCTTGTAAAACTGTTCCTccctgaaatttaaaaagaaagtataaaaataagaaagttaTATATGATGTCATAccaatttttttagaaaataattggTAACACAGTCTTCTCAATGTGATTATTTTGTGCAATATTAATGGATAAAAATTAATTGTTCATACGTATAACATAATTTCAAATCTTTGAATAGGTATTAAATAGCTAAATAAAATCAGCTTGTACGTATTACAattcatatacaaaaacaaaatctttacaCAAACATTACAGAACATTCgttgtttaagtttaaaaatacaatataatttgtGATGATAATATTAGTTACATCGAAGAATCTGTACGCAGCAAGGAAACTCAAAAACGTGTGCAAATGCACCTGTTatgtgattgattgttgattgcctaacgtccagtggcaaatattgcatgcGAATTCGGGACGACATGTTGCATGCGTAGTGtcaattctttttacaaaaagcTTACTTTCTATTAGTTGCATCGAATGATGATTGTCTGTTcgtattgattttttattgataCTAATACACATCTGATGTGTAACGGGACAATCACTGACCAGTTTACCTGTTCTAAGTCATTACAACTTCAGACAACCACTGTGTACATGCAACTCCTGacctgtatacatgtacaagtcaTTACAACATAGTCCAACCACTGacctgtatacatgtacaagtcaCTACAACTTAGACAACCACTGACctgtatacatgtaaaagtCACTACAACTTAGACAACCACTGACCTGTATATATGTACAAGTCACTACAACTTATACAACCACTGacctgtatacatgtacaagtcaCTACAACTTAGCAACACTGacctgtatacatgtacaaatcaCTACAACTTAGACAACCACTGACctgtatacatgtaaaagtCACTACAACTTAGACAACCACTGACctgaatacatgtacaagtcACTACAACTTATACAACCACTGACCTGTGTACATGTAACAAGTCCCTACAACTTAAGACAACTCCTGacctgtatacatgtacaagtcaTTACAACATAGTCAAACCACTGacctgtatacatgtacaagtcaCTACAACTTTTGTactaaagcagtagaacaaaagACAAGTATTGACTGCATCAATATTACAAATTTAGTTGAATTTAagagaacaattgaaaagaaTGCCTATACAAGGTTAACTAAGACATCACCCGTAAGTCATTGGAAGCAAAGACAACTATGTCCAGTATACTtggaccatataaaaaaaataaggagatgtggtatgattgcaaatgatacaactatccaccaaagatCAAATGGGgtgaatgtcaacaatgaattCTTATCTTCTATGTTATACTTACACTTTGCTTATATATAGAATGCATGAAAACGAAAATaagaatagataaaaaaaaataataatacataggCGCAAGTTcattaaaaaggttttaaaaaagGAACATCACAAAAATATGCAGTGCCTACGAAAGGTGTGCGTCTGCTTTTCATATTTCATCTCTATTGAATTTATAAAGTACAATTGGTAAACGTGTGGctgaaatttagaaaaagtgGTGAAGAAATCAATATCGCAATGTATGTAAGTGCGAAAAGTATACATGTTTAATCAAATGAAGCATAGCCTATTTAAAATTCACATGTTGTATACTTCAGAATTATTTTCAATGATCAGTAGAGTGTCagtcataaatttaaatttcttaaaagcGATGAactaacacttttttttaacaattagtCTGGGACTTTCCCCAAATAATTTGATCAGATACTTTATACAATGTAATATAGTAACGATGAAAAGGCGAAATAGTCTCAATGTTCCGAACGACTGATTCTTTTGAAAACGGTTAAAACATAAACTGGTATCGTGTTGCAGTGATTGTTATTTGTCGTGTCATTGAGTTATTCGCCTACATAgattacacaaaaataaaaaatagtgcatgcataatttatcattttaaatatatcactGATTATTATTGATAAGATAAGTATTGATATTCAACAATATTCGATCAAGATTCAAATATAGACTAATAACAGACGAATTCatcaataaaatctttaatttgccAGTTTGCAGAATATGTTCCTGTTTCATGTATTAAAGCACTATcgtatttttcattttgcaatttcaaaaccaattaaaaagCCGGTGACAATTTTAAGCATACATTCATAAGACTATGGATTTAATATACTGTATGCATAAAAGATAAAGATCGACAACcgataaaacaaaatcttaccGTTTTTCTGTCTTTGGGTGCGACAGCTCCATTTTccttataaaattttactagTTCTGATACGAAAATGTCTttatttgcagtttttggtgCTTTTATTCCCCACTGTTTAAAAAGTTTCATCATGGACTGTATATCTTTCAGTTGTAAAATATCTTCTACtttgttaatttgtatttcTGCCATTTTGTCTTGTCAGTGGTCAACAATTTCTTTCACGTATGCTGTAATTAGGAAGCCTTGAGATTCCTTATAATTGCTCCATAATCCGATTCCGTGTAAAGGGTGCAATTTTCGTCACAGTGGTTGAATCCAACTTCCTTATTGTAAAAAAGTagaattatttataacaaatgtaaaaaccTATGCGCAGTCGCTGTTACCACTCAAATGGTATTTAAGTTCTTGTCTGTAATTTTACCCTCACAAACCCGTTTAAAACTACAatactatatttgttttgaatatacGGATCAGTTATGaagatcaacaaaaatgagtgtATAATATTCTGTTGACTTTTAACACGTGTCATCgacatttaaactaaaatattagCTAATTGGCGTGTATCTATAAACTATATTCCATATAAATCGTTGTTAAACATTTATACGAAATGGCGGGTACATTAGAAGGAAGCAGTGAACAGCCTATAGATATAtcctccaaaaaaataaaagaaattgatgacTTTTCTGATGCATTTGGCATTGCAGAAAATTTAGACGTCGACCTTGGTGGGCTTGACGATTTGGAAGATATAAAAGAACGACTGATGATGGAATTCCAGAAATGTCAGCCTggatttataaattataaagaaaaggtCGGTAAAATGAAATAAGTGGTCGCCTCTATGCCATGCAATGTCTTCTGTGGCACTATTGGTTTTGCAATACTGTATTtcaagtgtttttttctttatttcttgaGATTTGTTTCAGCACTAACAAGTTTGTTAAATCCATATAAATGATTttgtaatagttttttttttatttacacacAATATGGTTTTGAGCCTTCTCGGCGAGATTTGCTTGAGTTGTTCAACATATTGTATGCGCTAAAAAAATTACGTTTATTGGTTTTTATCTACGTCGTAGGTCCGTATGCTTTAAGTTTTACTTTAGGAAAGGGTTTAGGAAAATCTAAAATTCTAAAGGTGCTACAAAGATGCAGCAAACTAAAAGATATTATAAAGATGTTGAATGGAAAAAAACGGACCGTAtacatttattgtgtttatgATAACAATAAGTATAACccttttcttttgaataaatcataatgatatttcaaataagaaaaatagtATTCACCTGAATTTGCATTGTCGGGTATTGGTAGATTAAAAGTATCTATACAGGCGATAAACAATAAACTCTTTGAAATATTACATACTTATAATTTCCATCTACTTAtcgtttaaaaaatatacttgtTTCTTGGGaagaaacattaataaaatggTAAAACTGTTTTTTCTGGGAAAGACGTTTAATGCAGTTTACAGTCTAGCGCAGTTTTAATGTTAAGTTCTTCATCTTAGAGGGAATGGGAGTAGGTAAAATGACAAGCAACCCtatcttaattttgtttatatttttcaaaaagtaccGTTTGAAGCTTGATATTGGTTAACTTAATTTTGCATTGTCGAGCattagattaaacctggttctatagcgctaaccctctcactttaatgacagtcttatcaaattccgttatatttacatttacaacAATAATGCAGGTTGCTGTTGAATAGatgttttcatattaaaatattatttttttcatttgagcaAATGATATGTCACTTACTTTTTGTCAAATATAgatttttggagtttttatCTTAGAGAGGCTTTTTAAATGTGCATTACCTAcgatattgaaaaaaagaataaaaaatgttcaatcATTAAAGGAAGTGAagtagtgaaataataattcaattCTAGAAGCCAGTATAATAGAACTTGGTCCAAATAAGCTAAGAAACATCACTGACGAGTAATTAAAATGCAATGCGATGTGTTGCGCATGTATTTGGcgatcaaaagaaaaagaatttcaaaactgaaagtgAAGCAATGATGAACCATTTGGTTGATTGATTTGATCCACAAAAATAATTCTCATACtggtaaacattattttcatccTATAATATGAAACCAAACAGACCTTGAAAAATCAAATTGCACGTGGTCGCTATCTATTGAcgtttatatttatgtttttatctggTTATGACCGTCGGCAGTCTTCGGAGGTTAACTTGAAGGATAATTAGATGCCGTCTAGATAAAAATACATATGCAATgctcaattgtttttttctttacttattttaatttgtatatactcTTCggtatgttataaatcaaatataagattTGGAGTCAAATCGATGATAATGAAATTGACAGCTAATgtcctttttaaaattggtacgaaagaaaacaaatatcaaaaacaatgcatgaaaaaaatatcatgttaaACTTTTGACACGTAAAAGTACAGTCGATTTATCCGACATTACTGTATAATTACCTCTCtctaaaagtataaaatagCCTTCagtttcagtggcggatccagaaattttcataagttggGGCCCACtaactgacctaagagggggtcCGCTCcggtcacgcttcagtgattccttatataagcaaccaattttttttcccaataaGGGAGGGCCccgggccccctgcccccccccccttaatccGCCTCTGGGTTTAATTTAGTCAATGTACAAGTTTGTTTGGTCGAGgtttgtaatttaaatgaaCCGGTCATCTTAATATATTTCGCGGAATTATATTAATAgtggaaattttcaaattagttcTGATAAAGCATTTTTCACACTGCTATTTATATTACCATTATAATAAGGTGTAATTGGTTTTTAAACTTCATTTtgattattgaattttaaagcaaaattttagaacttttcTTCCTTcggaaataatataaatattaagaaGTAAAGCTAGCTTAATTATGTGAATCTGATCATTATTTTTGCGTTGATAGTAGATCTTTAATTGTTTCTGTTTAATTAAATCACAACGTGTATAGGCTCGGAACAACTCCTTGTTCGACTTATTTTATAAACAcctgtctattgttgaagacaATGTGAAGTCCTCTATATGTATGTTGGCGAATATTAAATCTTTAATTTAATAGAATTCAATGATATGTTGAAAGGTTAATATCGTACGACTTCATGCACACACTACAATACCAACGTATTTAATTCTTTAGTTCGGTAAAATATGTGCATTTAGGTAACGGTTCGATGCCTATCCACCAAACAAGACTATTGACATTAGGCATTTGAATCAATTAACAAAACTTAGCATGTTTGACAGAACACTTTGTATGTCAACAattgattatatttaaatgCTTTTATTCAAAACTTTGGCACCGTAAATCAGGAAGTATTGGTTATCCATTTCAAGGATTGATTTTAAATGATAAGTGCATTATGAATTCAATAATTTAttggactttttttttcatttaaaaaaaataattgcggGATTTGATTGGTTCATATACCAACAAGGAACAATATTATCTCTACTTTGAAGAACATCGTCCTATATTTTGATGTGAATGCTATCATGATGTGCAGTAGTGatccttttttcttttctttagatGTATGTAATTGACTTTCAAACTCAGCTGGCTCACATGATAGTATGATGAGCATAATACTATTTAAGCCTCTCATGTGATATATACATGCACTTTTCCTTTATGAGTTCTTGCTCTTATTTATACAACTTAACAATTACAGAAGTCTATACATGCTATCTATCAGTTCTT is a genomic window of Mytilus trossulus isolate FHL-02 chromosome 1, PNRI_Mtr1.1.1.hap1, whole genome shotgun sequence containing:
- the LOC134717076 gene encoding uncharacterized protein LOC134717076, giving the protein MAEIQINKVEDILQLKDIQSMMKLFKQWGIKAPKTANKDIFVSELVKFYKENGAVAPKDRKTGGTVLQEALQYHRGNREKLMKLYDKVVNFYRELPPNFQQDLNSIFPDIEKNAHSKRSELSSPECNILVAGEATSGKSSLINLLLEADILPTSGIKCTQTVCEIRKSKDGRKKAICFGTNGGQRSEIDLSTKEGQERLRREIVYEDDYGDNPYEKK